A window of the Oryzias melastigma strain HK-1 linkage group LG11, ASM292280v2, whole genome shotgun sequence genome harbors these coding sequences:
- the pdia8 gene encoding protein disulfide isomerase family A, member 8, with protein sequence MTAAVVFSAVTLALLSRPPSAVSGRRDVVELGDADFDYLATEHETMLVKFYAPWCGHCKKLAPEFEKAANKLKGLVKLAKVDCTANSETCGRFGVTGYPTLKIFRYGKDSASYDGPRTADGIYEVMRRQTGPDSVHLKSKEDLQGFVNNYDASIVGVFPSSDSARLPEFLKAAGLLRDQFRFAHITDLQVAEDHNVNSETVLLFRPPRLANAFEDSVVVFKDYLTISSLRRFIRDHLYGLCPHMTLENRDRLRVRDLLTAYYDLDYHHNVRGSNYWRNRVMKVGSKYSGRSLMFSVANKKDFLVELEEDYDLGTSDAGDLPFVTIRTKLGQKYVMREEFTRDGRSLERFLDDYFAGRLKQYIKSEPIPEKNSAAVKVVVAESFNEIVNDPEKDVLIQFYSPSCPHCKKLEPIYRELAETLYSYPRTVIAKMNAVDNDIPLGYDVQGYPTIYFAPVGKKDNPIRYQGPRELKEFLIFLKRESSYNLNLGGSRDEL encoded by the exons ATGACGGCTGCGGTTGTCTTTTCCGCCGTCACGCTGGCGCTGCTTTCCCGCCCGCCTTCAGCTGTGTCTGGCCGCAGGGATGTGGTCGAGCTCGGAGACGCAGACTTCGACTACCTGGCGACGGAGCACGAAACCATGCTTGTCAAATTTTACGCTCCATG GTGTGGTCACTGTAAGAAACTTGCCCCAGAatttgaaaaagcagcaaataaactAAAGGGACTTGTTAAATTAGCAAAG GTGGACTGCACTGCAAACTCAGAGACGTGTGGTCGTTTTGGAGTCACCGGTTATCCCACCTTAAAGATCTTTCGGTATGGTAAAGACTCTGCCTCATATGATGGACCTCGCACTGCAG ATGGGATCTATGAGGTCATGCGGAGGCAGACGGGTCCAGACTCGGTTCACCTGAAGAGTAAAGAAGATCTTCAAGGCTTTGTCAACAACTACGATGCCAGCATTGTTG GTGTTTTTCCCAGCTCTGATAGCGCTCGTTTACCAGAATTCCTGAAGGCAGCAGGTCTGTTAAGAGATCAGTTCAGGTTCGCTCACATTACTGATCTGCAGGTAGCTGAGGATCACAATGTGAACTCAGA GACCGTTTTGCTGTTCAGACCTCCACGGCTGGCTAACGCATTTGAAGACAGCGTCGTCGTCTTCAAAGATTATCTAACCATCAGCTCCTTAAGGCGCTTCATCAGAGATCACCT ctaCGGTCTGTGTCCTCACATGACGCTGGAGAACAGAGACCGTCTGAGGGTGCGTGACCTGCTCACGGCGTACTATGACCTGGACTATCACCACAACGTGCGGGGCTCCAACTACTGGAGGAACAG AGTGATGAAAGTTGGATCCAAATATTCTGGGCGGAGCCTGATGTTCTCCGTAGCCAATAAAAAGGACTTTCtggtggagctggaggaggactATGACCTGGGCACGTCGGATGCCGGAGATCTGCCGTTTGTCACCATCAGGACCAAGCTGGGGCAGAAATATGTCATGAGGGAGGAGTTCAC GAGGGACGGTCGGTCGCTGGAGAGGTTTCTGGACGATTATTTCGCCGGTCGTCTCAAACAGTACATAAAATCCGAACCCATTCCTGAGAAGAACTCTGCTGCTGTTAAG gtggttgTTGCCGAGTCCTTCAATGAAATCGTGAACGATCCAGAGAAAGACGTCCTGATTCAGTTTTACTCTCCGTCCTGTCCACACTGCAAAAAACTGGAGCCCATCTACAGAGAATTAGCTGAAACG TTGTATTCTTATCCTCGCACTGTGATCGCCAAGATGAACGCCGTGGACAATGACATCCCACTGGGTTATGACGTCCAAGG gTATCCCACAATCTATTTTGCTCCAGTGGGTAAAAAGGATAATCCTATTCGATACCAG GGTCCCCGAGAGCTCAAAGAATTCCTAATTTTCCTGAAGCGGGAATCGAGTTACAATCTAAACTTGGGCGGCTCCAGAGATGAACTCTGA
- the cct3 gene encoding T-complex protein 1 subunit gamma, with protein MMGQQVLVLNQNVKRESGRKVQTGNISAAKMIADVIRTCLGPRAMMKMLLDPTGGIVMTNDGNAILREIQVQHPAAKSMIEISRTQDEEVGDGTTSVIILAGEMLSVAEQFLEQQMHPTVIISAYRQALEDMLEALKEVSTPVDTSDRSMMLKIINSAINTKALSRWSDLACTIALDAVRTVEMEDNGRKEIDIKKYAKVEKVPGGIIEDSCVLKGVMINKDVTHPRMKRMIKNPRIVLLDCSLEYKKGESQTDIEISKEEDFARILQMEEDYIQQICEDVIRLKPDLVFTEKGISDLAQHYLVKANITAIRRVRKTDNNRIARACGARIVSRTDELREEDVGLGAGLFEVKKIGDEYFTFITECKDPKACTILLRGASKEILAEVERNLQDAMQVCRNVLLDPFLLPGGGAVEMAVSKRLTERSRALTGVEQWPYRAVAQALEVIPRTLIQNCGASTIRVLTSLRAKHTQEGNVNWGIDGETGSLTDMSTMGIWEPLAVKAQTYKTAVETAILLLRIDDIVSGHKKKDKDEQFGGQGAE; from the exons ATGATGGGCCAGCAAGTTTTAGTGCTCA accagaATGTGAAGAGAGAGTCGGGGCGCAAAGTTCAGACCGGGAACATCAGCGCTGCAAAg ATGATTGCAGATGTCATCAGAACCTGCCTCGGCCCTCGAGCCATGATGAAG ATGTTACTTGATCCTACAGGAGGAATTGTGATGACCAATGATGGAAACGCCATTCTTAGAGAG ATTCAGGTTCAGCATCCTGCAGCCAAATCCATGATCGAGATCAGCCGCACTCAGGATGAAGAGGTCGGAGATGGGACCACTTCTGTCATCATTCTGG CTGGAGAGATGCTGTCTGTAGCCGAGCAGTTTCTTGAACAGCAGATGCATCCAACGGTGATCATCAGTGCCTACAGACAGGCTCTGGAGGACATGCTTGAAGCTCTGAAGGAAGTCAG CACCCCCGTGGACACGTCCGATCGCTCCATGATGCTGAAGATCATCAACTCGGCCATCAACACCAAAGCTCTGAGCCGCTGGTCGGACCTGGCCTGCACCATCGCCCTGGACGCCGTCCGCACCGTGGAGATGGAGGACAACGGACGCAAAGAAATCGACATCAAGAAGTACGCCAAAGTAGAAAAG GTTCCGGGCGGGATCATCGAGGACTCCTGCGTCCTGAAAGGTGTGATGATCAACAAGGACGTGACTCACCCCAGAATGAAAAGGATGATCAAGAACCCCAGAATCGTGCTGCTGGACTGTTCTCTGGAGTACAAGAAAGGAGAGAGTCAG ACCGACATCGAGATCAGCAAGGAGGAGGACTTCGCCAGAATCCTGCAGATGGAGGAAGATTACATCCAGCAGATCTGTGAAGACGTCATCCGCCTCAAGCCAGACCTGGTCTTCACCGAGAAGGGGATTTCAG ATCTGGCCCAGCACTACCTGGTTAAAGCAAATATCACCGCAATTCGCCGTGTGAGGAAGACCGACAACAACCGCATTGCCAG agccTGTGGAGCTCGCATCGTGAGTCGGACGGATGAGCTCCGTGAGGAAGATGTTGGTCTGGGAGCCGGACTGTTTGAGGTGAAGAAGATCGGAGACGAGTATTTCACCTTCATCACCGAGTGTAAAGATCCCAAAGCCTGCACCATCCTGCTGAGAGGAGCCAGCAAGGAAATCCTGGCG GAGGTAGAGAGGAACCTGCAGGACGCCATGCAGGTGTGCCGCAACGTGCTGCTCGACCCCTTCCTGCTGCCGGGCGGCGGTGCGGTGGAGATGGCCGTGTCCAAGCGTCTGACGGAACGCTCACGTGCTCTGACGGGAGTCGAGCAGTGGCCGTACCGGGCGGTCGCCCAGGCTCTGGAGGTCATCCCTCGAACCCTGATCCAGAACTGTGGAGCGTCCACTATCAGAGTTCTGACATCACTGCGG gcaaaacacacacaagaagGAAATGTGAACTGGGGCATCGACGGGGAGACCGGCAGTCTGACCGACATGTCAACTATGGGAATCTGGGAGCCGCTGGCCGTCAAAGCTCAGACCTACAAGACGGCAGTTGAG ACGGCCATCTTGTTGCTACGCATCGACGACATCGTCTCTGGTCACAAGAAGAAGGACAAAGACGAGCAGTTCGGAGGCCAAGGAGCCGAGTAG